From one Comamonas piscis genomic stretch:
- a CDS encoding TenA family transcriptional regulator → MTQTLMNRDDFRAALENAIKGKSANKAPFSVAWATGRLSREHLARWAENHYHYVGPFADYLAYLYARTPDHMTEAKDFLLANMYEEEIGGDRHTDLLIRFAEACGTTRERVVDPNNMSPTTRGLQAWCYSIAMREEPVVAVAGLVVGLESQVPSIYRKQTPTLRDKYGFTDEEVEFFDLHIVSDEIHGERGYQIVLEHANTPELQAKCLRICEIGAQMRLLYTTALYHDYVAKDLQISQEELLAA, encoded by the coding sequence ATGACCCAAACACTGATGAACCGCGATGATTTCCGCGCTGCGCTTGAGAATGCGATCAAGGGCAAAAGCGCCAACAAGGCCCCTTTCAGCGTGGCCTGGGCGACTGGCCGTTTGAGCCGTGAGCACCTGGCGCGCTGGGCCGAGAACCATTACCACTACGTGGGCCCGTTTGCCGACTACCTCGCCTATCTGTATGCCCGCACGCCAGACCATATGACGGAGGCCAAGGACTTTCTGCTGGCCAATATGTATGAGGAGGAGATTGGTGGTGACCGCCACACCGATCTGCTGATCCGTTTTGCCGAGGCCTGCGGTACGACGCGTGAGCGCGTGGTGGATCCCAATAACATGTCGCCCACCACGCGTGGCCTGCAGGCCTGGTGCTATTCGATTGCGATGCGCGAAGAACCGGTGGTCGCGGTGGCCGGTCTGGTCGTGGGCCTGGAGTCGCAGGTGCCATCGATCTACCGCAAGCAGACGCCCACCTTGCGCGACAAGTACGGCTTTACTGATGAAGAGGTCGAGTTCTTTGACCTGCACATCGTCTCTGACGAAATCCATGGCGAGCGCGGCTACCAGATCGTGCTGGAGCATGCCAACACGCCCGAGCTGCAAGCCAAGTGCCTGCGCATCTGCGAGATCGGTGCCCAGATGCGCCTGCTCTACACCACGGCGCTGTACCACGACTATGTCGCCAAGGACCTGCAGATCTCGCAGGAAGAGCTGCTGGCGGCCTGA